The DNA region CAACTTATTACCAAGAATTATCATCAGAGGAATCTTCCTACTTTTGTCATCAATGAGGCTAAGGACAAGCTTTCCGCCGTGTTTGGTTATGAAATGAGATTGCTTTCAAGGTCTATCCCATCATCTAAAGCCCAGACACGCGCTTCACAAAGTGAGTTTTTTTCTCTCATTATTTATATTCAACAATCTTAATTTCTTGCTTTCTTGATTTTATTAATGTTTTGTTAATGGGTCATTGCTTGAGCATTGTGAGTTCTTTTCTATGAACAATTTATAGGTTTTGTGATCTACTCCCTCCATCCCATAAGGAGTGAATCAGTTGACCATTTCtcatatattaaaaaaataaaataaatgaaagagagaatAATATTTTTACTAAAGTACCCTTATCATGTAGTGGGAATGATGAAAGTAATATTAATTATAGGTTAAAATTGGGAAATATGCATTGGAAATTGAAATGGGTCATTGACTTTGAGACACTATTTTATTCCAAATGAATCACTCATTGTGGGACGGAGGGAGTAGATTTTTAGGTAATGTAAAAACCCCTTTGAAACTAAGAACATACGAGAAAGTAATTGAACGAGGGTTTGGACCGCCTTTTACTGGGGTCTGCCTATATACTAACTTAGAGTAGTCAATTCTGGATAGAGGCGCGGAGCGGCCGACCCCAAAATTGGGATAGCGTATAGCGAGATGACCGCTATTTGATCATTTTTTGGACAAATTACATGAATAATAATTATAAACATATGAAGTGAATGGGGAAGAACGAAGTGCAGAGAGAGATAATGGAGgaacttgaaatttttctttGGAACAGTTGAAGTATAGAAATGTCGGTGAAGGAAGGTAAGGGTGGAGTCTCATATCAAATTTGATTGAAATTTTACCCCTTAGCGGCCGCTATAGTGTTCTGCACCAATAAGGCTCTTCCCATAGCGGCTGGCCTCCTCTCCGCTCTGCTGTAGCAGGATGGATAGTGCTGCTATTGGCCGCCATTGACTATTCTGCACTAACTTATAAAGCATAGTTTGAAAGACTGTTTCCTTGGTAACCTAGCAATAGTTAGACTAAAAAAATTCTCAGTTTTCATTCAACTGTTTTTGTTTTCATGAATCTTTGAATGTTTGTGTACATAGATTTAAAAGGAATGAGTGAAGCTGTTTGTGGACATTGCTTTTTACTTGTTCAGATGTGTATGCATTCTGCAGAGTTTTCCAACTATGTTGTAATGGTTACCATTGACGCTTCCTCTAATTATAGACTTATGACTTGTGATCCTCCAGGTGGTGCGGATGCAAAATCATATATCCTCATTAGCCAACTTCCTTCTGATTTATATGAAAAATATGTTGTGGATGCGAATACAGCATACATGTCTGGTTTCACGTTTGTCATAATTAGTATTGTACATCTTGCTGGCGGCAAAATTCCAGAAGGTATGATTGAAGTCTTTTAATGATATATTTATATTATACACACATAATAATCTTATGCATATGTTGAACTTGTGGAAATAAAAACCTGCTACTTCAAGGTCTCTAGATGCATGCAATAAATATAAGTTTTTGATATTTACACTTTTCAAGGGTAATCAAGATTTGTGCCGTCATCTTAACATAATGGAACTTGATATGGTTGGATATTTCAGAAAGTCTGTGGAGCCAGTTAAATAGGATGAGTTTGAATGACAATGAAGCAAATCATCCTGTTCTTGGAAACATTAAGCAAGCCTTGGAACTTCTTGTTCAGCAAAGGTGAAACTAAATTACAAGATTCATTGCATTCTGTGGCACATACGGTCTTCCTAAGAAAACCAATGAATAATGAAGTAATTCATATTTTTCTGTGTAGGTATTTACAGAAGGACAAAGTTCATGGTCCTGAAGGCAATACCATATATTATGAGCTTGCCGAGAGAGCTTTAGATGGACCCATCAACAACAAGGTCAAGGAATATATATCTCAGGTAGTGTTTCGTTTTGGAAATTAAATAATGCAAATTTTGTGGctagttattattattattttttttcatattcattAGCTCAAAATGTCTTGTCTCTATGAACTTTTTGGGGCGTCTAACCTAGTGTTGATGAACATTTTGAATTTATATTATTAAGTTGTTTCTAAACACAGTCGTCAGCACTGAAAAGCGCCTGAAACAAATCAAACACTGAACATGCAGGATTGTTCTTTTATGCCTTTCTGTCCTGAAATTCTAAAATTTCGTATACAATTTCTGAAAAAGCACTGCCGGTTGTACCTATAATTGAGCAGAAGTTATATTAATTCATACATAAGATGAACAAAACTGACAAAACATGTCGTAGCTTGTGTTTTTCTGAATGACAGTTAATATTACACTTCATCAAACAAATTATTGTCTTGCATTGTTgaattttgaatttgatttgttATATATATTATTTCTGAAACAACACTTCTCTCGCAGATTATGAGGGAAACTTCCTAATCAGTTACCAGCTCTTCAGCATATCAATTGTGATATAATTATGCCTACAGAGGGAAATGGTGAGATACTAACTTGGTTCGAGTTTACTCCTGATCAATTTAAGGCTAAGCTCTGCAAGAATATCAATTTCCATTGTGTGTTCTTAGCCAAAACATAATTTTATTTTGCATTGTAAAGGGCATTTAGTCCAAATTCCACACTAATTGCAGTTACGAGCTTTTGAGTTTATCTGGTTTATATGTAATCAAAATCACATTCACACCCTTAACAAGTTGAGATGAAATTCTTGCGTAGTAGTTTAACTTATATCCTTATTTGAAACTTCAACTTTATTTATGTGGTTAAGCTACACTTTCATCACATACATTTCACTCAAAAGCAACCACACTCTAACCGACACTAGTTCACAACATCCAACATAGAAACTTCGTTATTATTCTCACGACACGACACAACCAAAACTATAAGATTAATTAATAATCAGGATTTGCCAAAACGTAACCCCCAATGGCCTTGAAAAGTCCAGTTCCTTTGATCTTAGATTCGTCAGGAATTGCATCAGATAGAGCTGCATCACCTTTGGTGTGATATTTCAAAGAAAGCTTAACAATGGATCCACCATCAGTGCCAGGTACAACCTTTGTCTCAGAAGTAATTTTCTCTAAACTTTCATCCAACCCTGTACCTCCCACTAAGCTGTAGTTGTATATCAAGTTTGCCTCATCCTCTGCCTCTAATTTGTGTAGcacatagttggttttaccaCCTGCAGTACAACAATCATCATTTATATTATTTTTTCCATTTCTAGTGAGATTGGGGCATAATGAGAAAGATGAATGAGAGGACAAGAGATGAAATTGTTTTAACTAAATTTACTTTTAATATATATGCATTTGAACCAAATTTCCGGGCCAACTAAGAACAGCAAGAAAGAAAAATATCTCTAATCATCTCAcaacaataaaattaaagaatATGGAGTTCGTTGTGACAGATATTTGCAAGGCAATCTTCATAGCGATTAACTTGGTAAATATGTTTAATTTGTACGGTGAACTGCACAACAATTATCAATTATCAAATTCAAAGATATCCCAACCACGGTTTTGTTAATCTTACACAAATTCATATCTTCTCCGATGAACATTAACAACAAACAAAACTCCTCTTGGTGCAATTGTTGACAATTCATTGATGTCTAAAAATGTTGAAGATGTAATTGCTATCATTGAAAGATTGAAAGAATGACACCAAATGACCTTCAAGGGAAGTACAACAAAAGCCTCGTGCAAAGAAAAAATGAATCATTAAACTGAGAAGAAATGATGCAATCTTAGCCCAAAAATAAACTGTTAACTCAAAGATTGAATAATTAACATAGCAATGGTTAAAGCTTCCATAGTAACTCAAGGAAATGTCtgaaaatgaaaaataaacataaataagttTCATATTTCAAGGTTTGTATTGGAAACCATCCTACAAGTTTATGCCCCTCTTCACATAAAGAGGTGAACTATATGGAAAATCAACTAACTATCAAAGAATAAATAAACGGAAAATCAACTAACTATCAAAGAATAAATAAATCAAACTATGGTCAAGGATGGAGACAAGATGCAGTtttaaacaacatacaacaaccTTACTACAATTGCAATAAGAGTCCTCCACAACAAGAAAACGAAACCAAAATTGGAAGTCACTTTAAATTTGTTCATGCAGATGTCAATGGCGAATCAAAATAATATGGATGCACACCAAAAGCACACTGATGCATTAATAGAAAAGTTGAAAGTACATGTAAGATATATAGAAAAACATCTGACTTATCAATAAGGAGGGACATTTATTGTCAATATTCAAAGAGAAATGGTATTCTTACACCAAAACCTACATCTACACCCGTATTTCACCAATGCGGTAAACAGtgaaatattataataatatatattttaaaaaataaaatattaaaaaatgttattttaatattattttaatttttaaattaaatgaTATTGATATAAAATTGTGTGATTAAccaattttataattttattaaccaattttttaTATTCTATTAACCAATTTTGATGACTGTTCAAAATTTATTTGGACAATTGAACCtttattaaccaacttcataATTTTATTGTTGATGAAATGAAAGAATAAGAGGGAGATAAATAATAAAGTGGGTAATAGATATAAGAAAACAATAAAGAGGATATTTTAGTTGAAAATAAAGAGAGTgttaaagaaaataaaaaatagtaGGAGAAAAAAAATTCAGTGAAGAGGtaaaaacaaaaagttaaaaggTCAGAGAGGATAAAAGTTATCTAAAGAATCCTCCTATTTTTACTTTACCTTACCACCTTCTACAACCAAAAGTCACGGTGTTGTATGGATATGTTATTTTAAACTTGTTTAATGGAATGAAGCATCCTAAAGACAAGGAAGTTTGATTTCAAGTAGATATTACTGATGAAGCTATCTCGGATGTGTGAAATCACCAACATATTATTACTCTTTTGGAAAGATCTTTGACAAATTCATTCAACGTACTCAATGCTGATGAAGATTAATAAATTAAAAAGTATTTGAAAGAACTTGACACTTTTGTAGAAAGTATTTTCACTTTAAGATAAATAGAAGAGTTGAAAGAAAAACCAACACATGATGATTCCAAACCCGAGCTCGAAATGTTACCATCACATTTAAAATATGTTTACCTAGAAGAGGTGACAACAAACCAACAATCATTTACTGTTCATTATGTATTAAAGAGGAGAAGAAACTAATTCAGGTGCTGAAGGAAAATAATAAAGCAATAAGATAAGCGTTATCCAATATAAAAAGTATCATGGACATGCATGCATAAAATTATGACGAAGGATATTTTCAAGCTTATATTTCAAACTTAGTGTTGTTTAAACCCTACTATTAGTGTTGTTTAAACCCTACTATAAAAGAGATTGTTAGAAAAGAAGTAACAATATTGGTTAAAGCGATACAATCTACCCAATCTTAAACAGTTAGGGTGAGTCTAATCTAAGTGGTTTAGAATAAGGGACTTATTACAATAATCAAATGGAAAAGAGAAATTTAATTCATACAAGAAGAATTACTAGATGGATAATATGTATAAATTATATGAGACTTGATCAAGTCATCAtaaaggaccattttccactaTCATTTATGGATCAAATGTTGGAGAGGCGGGAAATGAATTTTATTATTTCCTATATGGAAAATTAAAATCCTAGTGGTATGGACCATTTACAATTAAGGAAGCCAAGCGATATGTCACAATTGAATTTGAGCATTTTTTTAAAAGAAAGTTGGATTGTGAATGGTCGTAACTTGAAATTGTATCTTAGAGGTGAAATTGACGGAATCACCAAAAGAATTATGCTTATTGTTCTGTGAGCTCGCATGAAAAAAGTGTCGAGAGTACTCAAGAACAAAGTGATATACAAGAGAAATCATGAAGAGAGTAAATCCCAACTAAGATATAAGGTTAGATTGGTTGTGATAGGATTCAACTAGAGGAAAATgttgactttgaaatttttttttCATCCGTGGTGAAGATGGCTTCTATTCGAGTTGTGATTGGGTTTGAATCAAGCTTTAACCTAAGGGTTGAACAACATGATCTGAAGATCAAGTTCTTTCATGGTGATTTGGAGAAAGAGATTTATATGGAGCAACTTGAGGGCTTTAAAGTAATATGTAAAAAAACTTGTTTAAATAGCGAATAAAATTTTTTATGGTCTCAAGCAAGTCCCATAAAAGTCGTACAAAACATTTGATTATTTTATGGAGAAGAATAATTATGGTAAACCTACTATTGGCCACTGTGTGTCTGTGAAGAAATTATACGGTGCTGATTTTACTATTCTCCTGTTATATGTTGGTGAGTGATGACATGGTCATTGTTGGTCATGACACTAAAAGGATTCTAAACTTAAAGAAAGAGTTAAGCAAGTCCTTTGCAATGGAGGACTTTGGTCTTGCACAACAAATTCTTGGCACGACAACTTATTGTGATAGGAAGAATGGTAAGTTGTATTTGTGTCAACAATATTACATTGAGAAGGTGTTGGATCGGTTTAACATGAGAAATTCAAAACTCGTGAGTACTCCACTTTCTAATAATTTCAAACTGAGTTGTGAACAATGTCTAACAAGTGAGGAAGACAAGATATGAAACAGGCTCCTTAGCATCCATACTTGATAGTTTGATGTTCTATGGTATGCACAAGCTCAAATATTGCTCATGATGTTGGTTTTACTAGTTTGTTTCTCTCTAATCATGGTAAAATAATTGGAAAGTAGTGAAGCGAATTCTCAAATATTTTGGAGGTACTTCTAGAGTGTGCTTACGTTTTTGGAAGCAACGATAATTTATTAGATGACTACACAAATGTAAATATGTATGGTGATATTAGTTATAGGAAATATACTCCTAATTATAAGATTTTGCAGGGCAATGTTTTGGTCGAGGTTGAATATATTGAAGCAACTAGGGTCTAAATAACTTTTGTTGATAAAAAAATTCTTACAAGATTTAAGTGTTGAGCAAGAGAAGTTTGTATTGTTCTATGACCATCAAAATGTAATTTATTTAGGTAAAAATCCAATATTTCACTTTAGTTTAAAGCACATTGAATTGATGTATCATTAGATACAAAAGATGTTGCAGACAAATTCGTTTTCACTTGAGAATATTTATATTAACGAGAATgattcaaattaaaaaaaaaactttgtCAATGATAAAAATGATTAGATGTAAAAAGAAAGTGAACATGATAGAACAACTTTTTTCCATTAAAGTCGTGAAAACGAAATTTGTTAAATAAACTTTCTTGCAAGATAGAGGTGGTAAAATGGACTGTCCCCACTCTGCCTCCCTTTAAGCCCAACAAAAAAAGACCTGTCAAATGAAATTGACTTAAAAATCTAATCCATCCCACCAAGGTAAAGATTGGAGGACAAATTTTATagatatttttttaataaattaaaagatttttttttaattttaattttaaaatatcaaatcaatAATTAGAAATGATTAAAATGAAAACTAAAAATCTAAAATCATCAATTTTTTATACCTAAAATAGAACCACTAATAAAAGTTATAAAACTATATTTCAAATAATAATCTTTAACcaatcaaaataaatattttgaatGCTTAGCCCGTCTCATTTTTGGGAGGCTTAAGACGTGGCAGACTAAATGAATAGACATATATAAAATTCAAACTGGTAAATGCGCGGACTGATCCAAAAAACTCTGGTCCGTTTTATCATCCCTATTATAAAATAGAGAATACTACTtattttgaaaagaaaaatatagggaagatgaaaaagaaaaatgtGTATGCATTTTGAATGGGTCAAACCTTTGACCATTGAGTTGCTGCTGTGTTACCAAGGTAGGCAGCCTTAAAAGCGTGAGTAAGTTGCTGCTCCTGCAGCAGAGAAACAAAACAGAGGCTGCTAGCAACCTTTGAGAAAGAAGGAAATGGAGTTCTAAGTCTTAGTTAGTGTTTGGTTTTGTAGTAAAGAAAATTGATTTTAGctaaattaattttataaataaattttagtcaaaaataaagtaaaataattTATATTCAAATAAATTTATGCAAATTGCATTGAATGATAAAATTAAGTTTAAGGACTAATTTgttttaacttttaaaaatagacttttttttacaaaaatattttttgaaaatattata from Lathyrus oleraceus cultivar Zhongwan6 chromosome 1, CAAS_Psat_ZW6_1.0, whole genome shotgun sequence includes:
- the LOC127073583 gene encoding ABA-responsive protein ABR17-like, giving the protein MNCQQLHQEEFCLLLMFIGEDMNLCGKTNYVLHKLEAEDEANLIYNYSLVGGTGLDESLEKITSETKVVPGTDGGSIVKLSLKYHTKGDAALSDAIPDESKIKGTGLFKAIGGYVLANPDY
- the LOC127073553 gene encoding uncharacterized protein LOC127073553, whose protein sequence is MANNVEDFSQFGISKEEKDKLVGEVIRYLLFKTHQNSGCPIKRDELTQLITKNYHQRNLPTFVINEAKDKLSAVFGYEMRLLSRSIPSSKAQTRASQSGADAKSYILISQLPSDLYEKYVVDANTAYMSGFTFVIISIVHLAGGKIPEESLWSQLNRMSLNDNEANHPVLGNIKQALELLVQQRYLQKDKVHGPEGNTIYYELAERALDGPINNKVKEYISQIMRETS